In Streptomyces durocortorensis, a genomic segment contains:
- a CDS encoding acyl carrier protein produces MSSTVTIGTDQRAQIKEIVCDILEIEAADVTDTSLFKENHGADSLGAIEILSSLERTFDIEIDQAELTRMVNLDGVVAVVEEGLAK; encoded by the coding sequence ATGTCCAGCACCGTCACCATCGGCACCGACCAGCGCGCACAGATCAAGGAGATCGTCTGCGACATCCTCGAAATCGAGGCCGCGGATGTGACGGACACCAGCCTTTTCAAGGAGAACCACGGCGCCGACTCGCTGGGTGCCATCGAGATCCTCTCCTCGCTGGAGCGCACCTTCGACATCGAGATCGACCAGGCCGAGCTGACCCGCATGGTCAACCTCGACGGTGTGGTCGCCGTGGTCGAAGAGGGCCTGGCCAAGTAG
- a CDS encoding sensor histidine kinase codes for MLRGIRSLLRGSTYAGALFAYCGALASLPLLPFAALPAMAWSSASAGVQFALTVLVWSVLIAVIGLARTTRRVLIACARRMLGVPLPDPVVERRRTGSPGDGSSMASGADRLRTPLWLLSQVALGWAGAQLSVLLFIAGLLLPGGWAGAEAGLSVNGWTLRADSGWQSWAAALFCLLLAAALCLAVTHALRWLAPRLLGPSSAERLALAAERERALAERNRLAHELHDSIGHTLTSATIQAAVAGEVLGADPVAARAALRSIEESTRAALEDLDYVLGMLREEKAGTAPARALTDLPELFDRMRHAGAEVEPEMSGDCAQVQGTLSRAAYRILQEGLTNALRHGAGGPIRVKVATAPDSLELDVVNRTGAGSAMTRGAFPTSGHGLPGLFERVRLLNGEMEAGPEGPEHWRLTVRLPVRLPV; via the coding sequence ATGCTCAGAGGAATCCGGTCGCTGCTGCGCGGCTCCACGTATGCGGGTGCCCTGTTCGCCTATTGCGGCGCGTTGGCGAGCCTTCCCCTGCTGCCTTTCGCAGCACTGCCGGCGATGGCGTGGTCATCGGCTTCAGCGGGAGTGCAGTTCGCTCTGACCGTGCTGGTCTGGTCCGTACTGATCGCGGTGATCGGGCTGGCCCGTACCACGCGGCGGGTGCTGATCGCCTGCGCCCGGCGGATGCTGGGGGTGCCGTTGCCTGATCCTGTGGTCGAGCGTCGGCGCACGGGCTCGCCCGGTGACGGCTCTTCCATGGCGTCGGGCGCCGACCGCCTGCGGACCCCGCTCTGGCTGCTGTCGCAGGTGGCGCTGGGGTGGGCGGGGGCGCAGCTGAGCGTCCTGCTGTTCATCGCGGGCCTGCTCCTTCCCGGCGGTTGGGCGGGCGCCGAGGCCGGGCTGAGTGTGAACGGCTGGACGCTGCGGGCGGATAGCGGCTGGCAGAGCTGGGCGGCGGCGCTTTTCTGTCTGCTGCTGGCGGCGGCTCTGTGCCTGGCGGTGACGCACGCCCTGCGGTGGCTGGCCCCCAGGCTGCTGGGTCCGTCGTCGGCCGAGCGGCTCGCGCTGGCCGCCGAGCGGGAGCGGGCACTGGCCGAACGCAACCGGCTGGCCCACGAGTTGCACGACTCGATCGGCCACACGCTGACGTCCGCCACGATCCAGGCGGCGGTGGCGGGCGAGGTGCTCGGTGCCGACCCGGTGGCGGCCCGGGCCGCCCTGCGCAGCATCGAGGAGTCGACCCGGGCCGCCCTTGAGGATCTGGACTACGTGCTGGGCATGCTGCGCGAGGAGAAGGCGGGAACGGCCCCGGCCCGGGCCCTGACCGACCTGCCCGAGCTGTTCGACCGCATGCGGCACGCGGGCGCGGAGGTGGAGCCTGAGATGTCGGGCGACTGCGCGCAGGTGCAGGGGACGCTGTCCAGGGCGGCGTACCGCATTCTCCAGGAAGGCCTGACGAACGCGCTGCGGCACGGAGCGGGCGGCCCGATCCGGGTCAAGGTGGCGACCGCCCCGGACTCGCTGGAGCTCGACGTGGTCAACCGGACCGGAGCCGGGAGCGCCATGACCCGGGGGGCCTTCCCGACGTCCGGGCACGGCCTGCCCGGCCTCTTTGAGCGCGTGCGGCTGCTGAACGGCGAAATGGAGGCCGGTCCGGAAGGCCCGGAGCACTGGCGGCTCACGGTCCGGCTGCCGGTGCGCTTGCCTGTGTGA
- a CDS encoding DUF4190 domain-containing protein has translation MDAQGIGTALDHAVSAQDQAVRDRTAPNRMAPNRMAPNGMAPGLTAPRNSLATAALTLGVISLCTSVVFIGGLLSVIGLILGIAALIAAKQTGAGRRRAVAAVVTSSLAIVVSGLVAVFMVWYANKTQECYQPDSFQQYTQCVRAQLNAD, from the coding sequence ATGGACGCTCAGGGAATCGGGACGGCGCTGGACCACGCGGTGTCCGCTCAGGATCAGGCCGTACGGGATCGGACGGCGCCGAACCGCATGGCACCGAACCGCATGGCACCGAACGGAATGGCGCCGGGCCTGACGGCACCGAGGAACAGCCTGGCCACGGCCGCCCTGACGCTGGGCGTCATCAGCCTGTGCACCTCGGTCGTCTTCATCGGCGGGCTGCTCTCGGTGATCGGCCTGATCCTGGGCATCGCCGCGCTGATAGCGGCCAAGCAGACCGGTGCGGGCCGGCGCAGGGCCGTCGCCGCCGTGGTGACGTCGTCCCTCGCGATCGTGGTGTCCGGGCTGGTCGCCGTCTTCATGGTCTGGTACGCGAACAAGACGCAGGAGTGCTACCAGCCCGACAGCTTCCAGCAGTACACGCAGTGCGTCCGCGCGCAGCTGAACGCAGACTGA
- a CDS encoding alpha/beta hydrolase family protein produces the protein METLRREGPYLGAVYMQLFPQRADRIVLDSATDPTWVYRGMFQDMAKAAEQAFTRWTAWTARRHTAYGLGGTPAEVRKSYWDLIVRANRKLVPFEGRSLTGDGIRADNGRFFHVQKAAERIAGLKEAAEGRNPGPSGTAGQVQESDDNYASIAWSFMCADTRTWSHDPEEYRREAIRDKARYPLYGDFAAAIRPCAFWEQGSEPQTRIDNKAGALITQSEWGSQTPLFAAQAMHRALRGFRRVTVNSS, from the coding sequence TTGGAAACGCTGCGGCGCGAAGGGCCCTACCTCGGCGCTGTCTACATGCAGTTGTTCCCCCAGCGGGCCGACCGGATCGTGCTGGACAGCGCGACCGACCCCACCTGGGTCTACCGGGGAATGTTCCAGGACATGGCGAAGGCGGCCGAGCAGGCTTTCACGCGGTGGACCGCATGGACCGCCCGCCGGCACACGGCCTACGGGCTGGGCGGCACTCCGGCCGAGGTCCGCAAGTCCTACTGGGACCTGATCGTGCGGGCGAACCGCAAGCTCGTCCCTTTTGAGGGACGATCCCTCACCGGCGACGGCATCCGTGCCGACAACGGCAGGTTCTTCCACGTCCAGAAGGCCGCCGAACGGATCGCCGGACTGAAAGAGGCGGCCGAAGGCAGGAACCCGGGTCCTTCCGGCACGGCCGGTCAGGTCCAGGAGTCCGACGACAACTACGCCTCGATCGCCTGGTCCTTCATGTGCGCTGACACCCGCACCTGGTCGCACGACCCCGAGGAGTACCGCCGCGAGGCGATCCGCGACAAGGCCCGGTATCCGCTGTACGGCGACTTCGCCGCCGCCATCAGGCCCTGCGCCTTCTGGGAGCAGGGCAGTGAGCCGCAGACCAGGATCGACAACAAGGCCGGTGCGCTGATCACGCAGAGCGAGTGGGGCTCCCAGACGCCCCTCTTCGCCGCTCAGGCCATGCACCGGGCCCTGCGCGGCTTCCGGCGGGTGACGGTGAACTCTTCATGA
- a CDS encoding AfsR/SARP family transcriptional regulator produces MEISLLGPLDAESAGARILPTAAKQRQLLALLALHANRGVPVSMLMEEIWEDDPPRSASTTLQTYILQLRRLISSSLGDRSGIVAKEILVYQHGGYQLRMLPGTVDAQEYDRIAARGQAAFDAGDDERAVAAFRRALDLWQGPALADVRAGTFLEMERVRLEESRLGILERRIDVELSMGRHTELLPELTVLTARHGLHEGLHALRVIALYRAGRPSEALSAFSTLRTRLNETLGIEPSPRLQRLNRAVLAGDQLLEQGRRLGQQRGV; encoded by the coding sequence ATGGAAATCAGCCTGCTGGGACCGCTCGACGCCGAATCGGCAGGGGCTCGGATCCTGCCCACCGCGGCCAAGCAGCGGCAGTTGCTGGCCCTCCTCGCCCTGCACGCCAACCGGGGTGTGCCGGTGTCGATGCTCATGGAGGAGATATGGGAGGACGATCCGCCGCGCAGCGCGTCCACCACGCTCCAGACGTACATCCTCCAGCTGCGCAGACTCATCAGCTCCTCGCTCGGGGACCGCAGCGGCATCGTCGCCAAGGAGATCCTCGTGTACCAGCACGGCGGGTACCAGCTCAGGATGCTGCCGGGGACGGTCGATGCCCAGGAGTACGACCGGATCGCGGCCCGGGGGCAGGCGGCGTTCGACGCGGGTGACGACGAGCGGGCGGTGGCGGCGTTCCGCCGGGCGCTCGATCTCTGGCAGGGGCCCGCGCTCGCCGACGTCCGGGCCGGGACGTTCCTGGAAATGGAGCGGGTACGGCTGGAGGAGAGCAGGCTCGGCATCCTGGAGCGGCGCATCGACGTCGAGCTGAGCATGGGGCGGCACACCGAACTGCTGCCGGAGCTCACCGTTCTGACGGCACGTCACGGACTGCACGAGGGGCTGCACGCGCTGCGTGTGATCGCGCTCTACCGGGCCGGGCGGCCGTCCGAGGCGCTGTCGGCCTTCAGCACACTGCGGACCCGGCTGAACGAGACCTTGGGCATCGAGCCCTCTCCCCGGCTCCAGCGGCTCAACCGTGCCGTGCTCGCCGGGGACCAGCTGCTGGAGCAGGGGCGGCGGCTGGGGCAGCAACGCGGCGTCTGA